GATGTCATTCTCTTACAGACTGTAAAACAACACCTCAGCGTGCTTTACAGGCAAATGACCAGCTAGCAAACAGGTTAGCTGGTCATCATGTGCTAGCAAACTGTTTCTGCGATGTCTCTGCCAGACCTGAAGAGTCCCAGATGAGAAAACGTATCTGACATTTGCAGCTACAAGGCCACATGGCAGATTTATGAAGCCTGTATCAGCCTAGTTTAAACAAGCAGTTGTTGCACAAGTCTCAAGATAATGTTGTTGGAGCGCTTCCAAAAATGTAACTTATACGAAACATTGATTGTGTCCAAGCCTGTGTTAACCTAAGTAAGACTCCTGTGATGCTGTTTTGTAAGAGGcacaagctaagctaacagtgtcTGAGGCTCATATTAATTCACTTTTGTATTTTGAGTCAGTTATGAGCCAGCAAGTATGGtactgtgttttgtatttgagcttagtattttttttccagacaaaTAGCTGTAATAACGAACATTACCAATGGTAGCATCGGTCTCTAAAACAAGAATGGTAGAGTTAAATCATTTCCTGATTATATACACTTCTACCCGCCCGCAATTTGAAAATGccaaaatgaaacatattttttcGTCAGGTCCACTGTCGACTGACAGGGTATGAAGTCAAGGCAGAAACAGGCAAAACAGCAAAGCGGTTGTAGTAATTCTACTGGCCAGAGTAACACAAATTCCTCTACCACTATACGTGTTCTGTGTCATTTCAGTGACGTAAGCAAACATCGGGCAGGGCTAGAAGCATGCAGGAGAACGGCAGGAGACTAAGTGGAATGGCAGTGAACTACTGTAGCTCTACAGCTGAACATGCACTCAGTTCTTCAGTGTTTCTACGGCCcagcagaagaggagaagaggcgTACACATGAATTACAAAAGTCTTTGCTGATACAGCAGACATTCAttgctttttaaatttgggTTTGTTTTAAAGACTATGTAGAGCCAGGAGGAGGTTGGAAGGATGGACGGAGGATGCAGCAATTTGCTCTCTCACCCAGTGCTGGGCACCTACAGACTACTACGAGGAAATGCTCAGTAATCATGTCCCCCACCCACCTTTATTCACTACTAACAAACCATCATCAAACTCTGAATCAATGATGCGATGAGACCCTGCACaggacacgcacgcacacaacacacacaaacagacagggTTGAGAGGTTCTGTTTGTCAGTCTCCCACACTGAGAGACACAAAAGAGAAAGCTCAGAAAAAGAAGGGTTAGCAACCACACACTCAAACGAACTGTAGGTAAAATGAGACGTATCTTGTAAGAAAACACGGACAGACATACTCTGTAGTTTCTTGCTGGGGCTGTCTCCGTGGACGTGTCTGCGGGGGAGATACGGAGACGGCTGGGGCAGAGGTATAGAGGACACGTCATGTGTCTGGAGTTTATACCAGTGCGGAGTGTCATCTAGTAAGGCCGTCTCCAGCTCTATCAGGATCTGGcagaagacacagagaaagaaatggtgTAAGAGTCTGATGTAAGGATTTAGGAccactaaaatgtaaatgtagagtTTTAACCAACGTTTTAACCAGTTACTAAAAAAAGACATAACAACCAGCCACAATGGTCACAAAGTTAACATCAGGGACCACTTAAAACAGGCTGTAAACCACTGCTTTAATATTATTTGAACCCATCTGGCTTTATTTTAAATCACAGTCAAAAAAGTtcagttcaggttttatctTCTGCCATGGAGACTGATTGAGGTCAAATGCATCTTGTTTGTGTTAATTATCCTCGATACGTGCCTAGAACCTGAACTAGAACTCAAGTGACTGGACATTAGGTCCCAAAATAGACACAGAAAGCCAGGAAAAAGACAGGCCATGAAGTCCAAGGTCCGCCAGTGATATAAGACATCCATGATAAAGATATGGTGGGGCATAGAGTGGGGTAAGGACATACAATGATTTCCGATGCACTGGGTGTTCCCAGGAGCACAGTAAGATTCAGAATTGATCAGGTATTTATGGTAGAGCAGCTAGACGGATGCCACTCTGAGTAAATGACTCATAACATCGTGTGTGAGGTTTGTCAGACTCAAGGAGAGAAAAGATTTGTGGTCTAACAAGCCCAAGCTGAACTCTTTGGTACGCCTATGCTGTTTAATAATCAGCTAATAACATCCATGCAGTGAAGCATGGCAGTGGCAGCAGCATGCTTATAGGACTGTTTCTCAGCAGCTGGGACAGGGACACTTAGAAAAAGATCAATGCAAATGCAGAGAGGCGCAAGAAGAAAACCTGGTTCAGAAAGTGAGATCTGAGATtgagttgatggtccttttttttcagcatcacaGTGAGCCAAGGAAAACAGACAAGGCAACACTGAGGTGGCTTCAAGACGAGTCCCTAACTGCCCTTCAGTGGCTCACGAGATTTAAACCCCTGGCCTGAAGAGCACTGGTATGTCACCCACCTCGCCCAGGAattcactctcctcctcctggactcTGGGCTGGTCCCAGACTGTGATCTCCAGCATGCGCTCTCTGAAGTCCCGTCGGTGAACATGAGAATAAATGAAGGTCTGGTTCCACTTGGGCTCAGCGCTCTTCTTCACTGTTTTAGTCCGCCGTTTACTCTTATCACTGCAACAACAGTTTAGATCACATGTTTGTGAGCATGTCAGCCATCTTCGACAACcaagtgaacacacacacacacacctactaAATGAGAgataaatgaacacaaagagCTAACCTCCTGTCAGGCAGGAAGTACATCTTGACATAGGGGTTCCGAGGTCTTCCGTCCGGTCGGGTTGGCAGGTCTATGGCTTGAAGGACGTTGACAATCAACTGATGGCCTACTTTGTCGTACCACAGCTTCACCTGAAAAGACGTAAGAAGGTAGTTAGCCTCTGTACGATATAAACTATACCCACTCACATAAATCTAAGttctctgttcctcctcttccaggtACTTACAGAAAGCTGTCCAGGCAGGACCAGAGGAAGGTCCCGAAGGGTGCCAGGGCTGGTAGGCGACATCACTGATATAGAGGGACGCTCCATTTTCTGAGATTCAAAGGAACTGGAGCCTGCTGAGTGATGAAAACAATAAACCTTGTAATGAaccatagaaaaaaaacacaataaaattcaacatttgaaatgaaagcacactGTGATGTGTATTTCACCAAGAGGCTACTGATACATTCATTGAAacactgtacaaaaaaaaagtagaatcaTCTTCTCCCCCATATAAACACTTACTAGATTCTAGAGGAGGGTGGGACGACTCTGGGATTCTTGGGATGTCTCTGTAAAAAAAGAGAGTCATTGAGTACATTCAGATCTACTACATGTTCCTGTCTTAACTAAAGGAGCAACAATTTCATGGTAGAGGAAGCAGTCAATTGACCACACAGCTTGGGGGgtgtggaggagaaaacaacagcaggaaaaaGGGATTTTTCTCTTGGATCTGAAGGATTTCAGGGAAGGTGAAGGGGAAGGGACTCCATCCATTAGATCAGCTCTACTTACTGATAGACTCTATACACTTTTCTCAAGAAGTTTTTTGATATAATTCGGTGGATAGAGCTTTTAgataaaggaaggaaacatagcaAAAGTATCAGAAAAGGTATCTTTATTCAGGAAGTAAGACAATATTCATTATCTATGAACAGCAGTAATCTTACCCTATAGGTCTTGAAACAACAATCTCAACTTGTGGCTCAGCCTTGGATTCAAGAATGATGTTGTACACTTCTTTCTTGGTTGCTCCCGGCAACGATTTCCCATTCCACTGCAACACCTCATCgcctggaaacaggatgttacGAGATACAAGACGAGAATAAATAAGTCCACTCAAAGAGTGGAGGCTAGTTAGGTTGCTAATGTACCACTAGAGTAGACATTTCATCCCCATCGttggcagcagctgctgcatggCATTAGCAGTTTGAGGGGTTCAGATGTGCCAGACGACCTTGGTACTCCATACATGTCGGAGGGACTGTAAGAGACGATTCTCATGTGCACAACTTGCTAGCATTCATGTCATGTGACAACTCAGGATGGCTGCAGTCAGTCGTCTTCTGCCGCCTGAATGAGGTCAGGTGTGGCGGTGAGGAGGCATCCGAGAGGTGGGAGTGGTTAAGGTTATAAAACTCagctttctctgtgtgttctcactctctctctttctcaggaTTGCAATCTTGTTTTTATACTCAACTTCCACCCATCCATGCATGCCTTTCATTACTGATACCCTGGCCGAGGTCACACATCTGTAGTTGCTTACTTTTGCCCACATTTCTCattctttttatgtctttttgagCCGACTGGTGGGAAACTGGCAATGATGATATCTCCAATATGATGTGAAGCCAGTTACTTATTTTTGGCCTTCGCAGACATGATACCAATAACATTACAACAACCATAATTGTTACACTTTAGGCCAGGGGTCttgaacgtttttcaggccaaggaccaccaaactgatggagagattaagtatggactccctacctactatatgtgctctatattacactcggcctagtgctgtttatatatatatatatatatatatatatatatatatatatatatatatatatatatatatatatatatattgttaatataattgtgcattaaaatattaaaataaacatacctgacataactGACAAAATTATAAAGatcatcttctgcctccatttatctctttactaacacatgttggattcatgttaatgtgtagttaaagaaatttaaattaaaaaaaataatatatatacatataaatataaatatataatcaaccaaatgttttgtgagccccctgcagtacctccatggaccccctgttgaagacctatgcttagGCCGCCACacatttttgcaaaaatataCTTTTACATTCAGTTCAGCATTAAAATGAGCTTTGAGCTAAACAATAAAGAAAGCACAGTAGTACAGATTTCAAAAGATTTGCACCTGCGCGTAGGTGTCCAACAACATCTGCCAGACTTCCTTTTTTGACCTTAGTGATGAAGGCCCCAAGTCTGCCCGTCTCTGTCATCTTTCCTCCAACAACCTGCACGCACAGAGAGGGGAATGAGTAGGAACGTCACTATTTCCAGTTTGCGGAAGTCCCTTCTGATTTCTTTGACAAAAGTATTAATGCAGAGGATTCCATGCGTACTTTTAGACCCAGGAGGGAGCCAGCCTCACGAGGCATGGCCGACCTCTTGCTTAGCGTGATGCGTCCGATCAGGTGGTCCCCTTCTTTGGACGGCTGCCACGTAACCGGATGCTGCGTGTATAGAAGATTAAGATGACAGGAGACAAAGACAATTATGAAAGGAGTTACAAAGTGTAAATATCTCTGTTTTAATGTGCGATTTATATGAATAGAAATGTCTGTTCTGAACACATATGTGAGTTAAAGATGTCATGGTAGATGTTTACAACCGCTGAAACTTACATGCCACACTGCGGGATCTAGAGGATGACAGTCCCAGTCACCTGCATGGAGAAAGAACAGGGAGATGTATTAGGTATTCAGACAATGGAAATATGCAGAAAGTAAACTGCTTTACTATATGTCAACTCACAAGACACCAAATAGATTTAGCTGCAGTTCCTTCCTCTTTTACAGCCCAGTTTGTTGTAGCATAGTTTGAATTACActtcaaacagaaaaaccagcAGCACTTTGTTTGCTTAAGTTATTTAAGTAAAGTGCACAGAATGCCTGGAACTTAGTGTTAGTATAGTGGTTTAGAAAGGCACACAGAAAGGACACaatcactgtaaaataaagtgtttgcGATGAGACAGACTCTTCATAAACAAACCAGGTAATTGAACATTTCGGCagcactgtgactgtaaagatcTGACACTGGAATGATTGTCCACAACTCCACAAAGTAAACAGACAACGCTGGAGTGGCTTCAAGATGAGTTTCTAACTGTGCTTCAGGGGCCCAGCAGAAGTCCAGACCTGAAGAAGATCTAGTGAGTCTATACCCAAGAGGATGAACGAGATAAACTGGCCAGACATCCTGGTGTGTAAAGCTTGTAAGAACTcgccaaagaggaggaggaggaggaggaggaggaagaggaggaggggaagaagaagaagaagaagaagaagaagaaggggtgTAAAATGACATACtaagaaaattatttattttctgttttacagtAATATGTCCTACTGAGTAATGTGCTCAAACAGAGAATGAATACATGTAATGACTACAAAGcgaacacaaaaacacaatgtacCATCCAGCACAGAGAAGTCattaaagacaagaaaaattaaatccatctgtattttgtttgttgatttaaCTGCTGAGAGCAGGTACCTCTCCCACTGCCGATTCATGGGAGGATAAACAAGTTTTTACTAacaaaaatgtttctatttaaacttaAAGATTCAACTTCCTTTCCACATTTTTACTCTTGGGCTACATTCAATATTGCTAATTGAAACTTAAAACCAATAAAGAGACTAAAATGTCATCAAACTTCAGCTCAAAACCAATATTATCATATTGAACTGAAAGAATAAGGTTCATGTCttgagaaaacacattaaaattgTCACTCAAGAGCCAGGGCATAAAAATCAAAGTAATTCACAATAACAATGGCCTGTCTAAGACTACTCCGTCCAGAGCCTGGCCAAGGACAGAGACACCAGCCGCTGTCAGGGCATCCCAGCACTCATTTGCACTGACAGATGGTCGGCCCGAGCAGGGAAGCTAACTGGCCCAGCATCAGACCAGAGGAGGCTGAGAGATTCATGGCCACTATTTCACAGAAGGACTAAAACAACAGCAAGACGGCATCAGACTGGCAGTTTAAAAGCTCCCATGGAGGTTCAGCTTTAATGTAAATGAGCGAAGAGAATGATTCAGTGGAAGTTTCTGGCAAATGACAACAGGAAAGGAAATAATACGGCTTAAACCTTGCGTGGAAAAACTATGGAACACATATTAAGTGGAAACCAAATGGAAAATGACAGGCTAGCCCACAGGATCATGGATGATGGAGGGAGTGTAAATCAGAGACAAAGCATGTATGACTCCACTGCTGCTAATCTGATGTCTGAAAATCCATTAAACGTGTTTCACAGGAAAAATGCTCACTGCACAGTTTAAAGTGCTGAGTAGACTTTCTGGATTTTGGAGGccagtgttattatttattagtctTAGTATCAGATGATGTTGTTCCGAGGAAGCAGTGTGTGTGCTTCATTCGCGTATTTCTGCTGCTACACCTCCCGTTTAACCAGTTTCAGTCACAAAACTGACCAAGCTTGACAAAATCTCTCACAGTCACATCGTTTGAACTCGACGCTCAACAAGCTGCTGTAATAACATGTTTCAGCATCAGCTCCAGTGTCATTTCAGTATGTGTCTAAATGGAATCTTCTGATTATTTTCAGGTTTACGAGGACAAAATACTATTTGTCACTCCTATCAGTGACAGTCCATTTGAATTTCcttatggggcatgtttcaacccacacagaaacaaaaaaaattaaataaaatccctGCACACatttggacagtcctccaaccaatcagagcaccAAAGTATGTGGCATTCAGTGGCTAAGGCGTTCTCGACAAACGTCTTAATGTTTTCCCATCGTCCTTTAAAGTGAGTGAGGACTTGAAACACTAACTTCTTCAACGATTGAACTGGCCTAATTTCTTCAGTTATTGTTTAAATCTGTATctgatctttattttttctatttttttttttaattctgaaaatctaatttatgtGGTACAGTTTTCTAttgtttatgcttttatttgttacatGTATTTAAGTGCTGTGTTTTGTACTGGTGAGCAAAGAGTCAAATTCCTTATACGTGCACACATACTTgcccaataaagctgattctgatcctgagaTGCTCAGTCTTTGACATTTTATGAAGCCCCCACTTGACTAAAATGTCCAATCTTTGTTCCCAGACCTTATACGCTAGTTcaacaagaaacagaaaatatccCTGCATTTAGGTGTTTACACACAGACTTTCCGATTTCACCATTGTTCTGAATTATGGATGATATATGTAGCAACTTGCCCTTGTAATTTATCAACGTGATATAATTACTGaacactgactgtatatactgtatctcTTTCCACATCACAGCGCTGGATCAGTGTGTGGACACCTACATGTACAGTTCAGTGAAACATGTTCACGCTGATTCTCTGGGGAACGTTAAAGTAATCCTGATAAGTGTaggacacgcacacatacacacagtagCAGTACATGTGAATGAGGTGCCTCGCCATGGGACCCAGTGTCATCCCAATAGCATACTTCCTCTTCCATTTACTCAGCACAATTATCACCTTGCTGTTCTTTTTCACACCAAGGGAGTAACGCAATTACTCTGAATCACTGTCTGCTTCTATTTAACGTCAACGAGTCAAAGTGCGTGTCACTAAAGCCTCGGACTGGGATATAAAGTGGTAGTATAGTTACATACATACAACTTATGGTGTTCGATGGGTGTTTAAGTTTGTAAATGGAGGAGTTTAAAAGCacagtttcagtgtttgtgttctcCGTTTAATCCTAATGTACAAAATTTTTACAAAAGTTTTACAGACTGACATAAAACTTTAAGATTGTAGGAACTATTTTGCTGAAATGTCATCAGTGACTATGTTAATGTGCCAACAGTCCATGCTACAGAGTAATCTCATCTGAATGATTTGTAGCTAATTAAGTTCACGTTGAAACACCTacaaataatcaataaatccaAGATCTTAAAAAACCAGGAATGACCTTATTATCACCTTATGACCTTGCAACCATTACCGTATCCATCAGTGTGTACAAGTGCACGGTTTCCTTTATTTACCAATTACCAAGACAACCATTACAGAGGCAATATGCAAAGAAGGATACATACCAATAAAAACGCaatcttttctttgttcttgaTGTTTATGACAAAGCATTGAATCAATATTTATCACCTACAATGTTAGACCCTATTGTTTCAAAAAACATACTTCAGAAATTTCACTCTGGAGAAGGTAGAGATCAAACATGGTGCTAAAAGCAGTGCTGCTATGGCCAGTCTATCTGAGTGTCATTAAAAAAGTACCACCAGCATGGGTTTGTTCATCAAAAAGCTACAGTAATGTCCAGACCATGTAGTTAacaccatttattttatctcatctcatcttccatacttcttatcctcactagggtcgcgggggttgctggagcctatcccagctggcactgggcgagaggcggggtacaccctggacaggtcgtcagcctatctcagggctaacactgagacatacaaccattcgcactcacactcacaactagggtcaatttagaataagctccaattagcctaacaagcatgtctttggaggtgggaggaagccggagtacctggatGCAAAAATAGGGAGTACATGCgcactccacccagaaaggcccgagcgcGACTCGAACCCGGAACTTCTTTCTGAGAGGCAACAGCGCAAACCACTGAACCGCTGTGCCGCCTTCATTTATGTTAtgaccagaaaaaaagaactgtgtCACTGTTTCCCTTAACTTGATGCGTACAGTACTTTCTTTCGTTTTACCATTTTGTTCCAGTTGTCAGCCCCTCACCAACGCTGGTGTGCGCTctcattttgctttttcagtaTCTATTTAGCAAACACATACTGCACATTACCCTGTGAAAGTTCCTGCATGCCACAGAAGAGAGTAGAAGGAGACATCCTGTTTTGAGGCTCAGCTAGCTAAAGAGTGTTTAAAACAGCTAATAATCCCAATCCACACCGTCTACCCATTACCCGTTCCTGATCTGGATTAAAACATCCGGAAATAAGATGATCCAGCGGCGCTAACTGTATCTACTCTCAGTTGagctcaaacacacattttggtACAGTTTAGCATGTTATAGCAAAGAGCAGGAAACTATATAGGTAGCAAACAGCTAGCAACGGCCACACAGCACGCAACCGCAACCAGCCCTGATTTTTAGCTGGTGGTCCGTGGTTAGCGGTTGCCTGATGGCTGTTTGCGAGGCATTACGTAGCCAACGAGCCACTGACCTAATTCCACAAATCTGCTGGCCTAAATCACAGCGACTCTCGAAAATAAATGAGAGCTGTCCTGAGAGCAGCGGGTTTAGCCACCGCACAGAGGTGTAGATTATACGCAATGATAGTACTGCAGTATGTGCTGGGTAGGGACTATATaagttaaaaaccaaaaaagtaCTAAATCTCCACAACcatgtttcatttgaaaaacaattCAGTCCCAGGTTAAAAATGTGTCGACTCATTTGACCGGTCATTAAGCTGGGATCTATCTATCTCTGAGAGCGTGAGCTGCACGCCAGGTTACAATTAGGCATCAGACGTATTACTGCTGTAATTTTAATCCTGCACACAGTACACTCAGCAGTCGGATAGGTCGTGAAAATAATCTTGACAATGATGAGAGTACAGCACACGCAAAGATCAAATTATGGTCCTTCGTGACTCAGCAGTATCAGTATCACTATCACATGTAGAAGTTATGGATGAACATGTGACCAAGGTAAGACTCGCTGATGCTCACTAGCAAGTTCTGGTGGGAGGAAAAGGTAGCCTCAGCAAATGATGAACAGAGTCTAATGCATAGAAATGAATGATGGCAAACAGTGCTATCGGTTATCGTGGGTTTAGCTAGTAAACTAGTGGAGCACATCTGTCTGACTGACCTTTTTCGCTGACACTTTCCATGTCCACGTCCTCACAGCTGGTGTACTCGGGCGTGGAGccgccctcctcctctgagctACTGATGGACATCTGCTTCTTGTTGACTCCGCGCTTGCTCTTGTTTGAACGTGGAGGGGGCGGCCGCAAAGACTCCGACTGGTCTGAGCTCTGAGAGTCCTTCCTCAGCAGGTTATCCCCACCTTTGTCCCTTGGTGTCCGTGTTGTACCGGGCTCCAGACGACCATTGTTCGGGCCCCAGTCCGGAGGCGCCTGTCCCCCAGGTTGGACCCCTGATCTCACTCCACCTCCGGCAGGGGGTGCACCCCCTCCGACCCCCACGGTCCTATCCACAGAGTAGGCTCTGTGGTTCTCCAAGTGGGTCTTGCGGtctccctctccacctccacccctccttGCCAAACGGTTTTCTGGTACCTCCCCTGAGcggcctcctccgcctccaccaccccctcctTCACCAGGCCCCAGTCCAACCTCATTGATTGCAAGATCACTGTGTCGTCGTTCGTGTCGTACTTTCGATACCTTAGCATGCATGCGcatctcctgctcctctttctggGGTTTCACCGGGTACCTCGCCAGGTTGGGGTCACTGCGATAACGATTCTGAAACTCCTCCTCGCGACGCTGCCGCTCCCTCTGCTCTTCCTCGTCAGGACGCCTGCGGTGGGTCTCTTGACGACCCAGATTTTCATTTCCATCCTCATAGTCCTGAGAATGGATCTTCTCCAGTCGCCGGCCGTCTCCTaaccttctctctcctctgtctccaggGCCCACTCGCTCATCCAGAGATGACTGAGACTGCAACTTGCCAGCAGGTCTCCGGCCACGTCCCATGCTGCCCTTACCATTTTGTTCATGTAGAGAAACCGGCCTTTTCCTGGAATAGAAGGGGACTCATATagttattttaatctaatcttattttattttttgtggtttttaagagtgtttacttttatgtgcaacaaaattCTGTCTTAGTCTAAGTGTATAATCTAGAAACAGTTTCAGGTCCAACAGGCAAAGTTGTGATTTTGCTGAAAAAGTGTGTCATGGACTatcctgttctttttctgttctctttgaactgattaaaaattttactAACCAAGATGAGACAGTGCCGAAATCCTACCTAACAAGGGGATTGAGTCAAAGACCTCTCAAGACTAAAATCTGTGACCCAGTAGTTAAGCTAGAACAGACAGAGatatttcccttttcttttttttccccaatttttttatttttttttgcttcagcaAATACTGAACACAGTGGGTCCAAAGCCTTGTCTTATAGCCTTTCTAGGTTTCTTTGTTCCAAATATGATTCCTGTTTTCCAGTTCTACATTTCACCAATCCTAATCAAGTAAATGAAAAGAGGTACAGGTTGCAAACCCAACACAAACAGTTCACCGTTTCAAAAATTTTGTGTTCCATGTGTGACTCTTACTTTTCTTTAGGTGGTTCACTTTGGGAGCGAGAGCCAGGCATAGTGTCGGCGCCCTTGGCTGCAGTGACACCAGCGGGCAGATGCGTCCCGTCTGGTGGCCCTGTGTTGCCGCCGGAGGGCGGCGCTTGGGACCTGGAGCGGAATAGCTTCTTGTCCCGTTGGGCCTCACCTCTTGTGGCCGGGTCGTTCAAGGAGGTGCCCAGGCTCCCAGGCCGCACCCCTGACCCCGAAAACCATTCTCCTGATTTGGTGAGAATCTCCTGTTGCTTACGGCATAGGTTGCATACCCACATTACCTGGAAGAGTTGAAAGGACAAAAGTGTTTGGCATGCTCACTTCAGGTTGGTTAGACAGGTTTGTGGCACAAAATCTGCAGTAATATCATTACCCATATTGAGCATGTAGGCTTGCACCAAAACAAATGCAGCGTGGTTAACGTTAGGGGGGCAGTTAAGCTTCTTCTAGAGAGATCTGTGGTAACGTTGTGGTATGTTCTGTACTGCTGTTAAAAATATACAGATCCTCTTTAGGAGGCTTGTTTTACCTGTCCTTAATTTTATTACAATATTACAACTGATGTAATGCACATagaatacatatatatatatatattcatatatttaaagCTTACATCTATCTGTTATAGGATCCATAAGGCTACAAATGAGCCTGTAATACAGCTGGTGTAAAGAACAAAGGAACAGTGGAATCTTATTGTCACTGTTGTGTATATTATTTTCACCGTTTTCACAAAAGCATGGAATTATTTCTACAGTCAAGGTTCT
The nucleotide sequence above comes from Mugil cephalus isolate CIBA_MC_2020 chromosome 2, CIBA_Mcephalus_1.1, whole genome shotgun sequence. Encoded proteins:
- the rims1b gene encoding regulating synaptic membrane exocytosis protein 1 isoform X28, which encodes MSASVGPQGGPRPPTVPPSMPDLPDLSHLTEEERKIIMAVMARQKEEEEKEQAMLKTLHQQFESYKQEVRRIGAETRRQQTQQKDDAPTCGICRKTKFADGCGHLCSYCQTKFCARCGGRVSLRSNNEDKVCLIVKDRVMWVCNLCRKQQEILTKSGEWFSGSGVRPGSLGTSLNDPATRGEAQRDKKLFRSRSQAPPSGGNTGPPDGTHLPAGVTAAKGADTMPGSRSQSEPPKEKKRPVSLHEQNGKGSMGRGRRPAGKLQSQSSLDERVGPGDRGERRLGDGRRLEKIHSQDYEDGNENLGRQETHRRRPDEEEQRERQRREEEFQNRYRSDPNLARYPVKPQKEEQEMRMHAKVSKVRHERRHSDLAINEVGLGPGEGGGGGGGGGRSGEVPENRLARRGGGGEGDRKTHLENHRAYSVDRTVGVGGGAPPAGGGVRSGVQPGGQAPPDWGPNNGRLEPGTTRTPRDKGGDNLLRKDSQSSDQSESLRPPPPRSNKSKRGVNKKQMSISSSEEEGGSTPEYTSCEDVDMESVSEKGDWDCHPLDPAVWHHPVTWQPSKEGDHLIGRITLSKRSAMPREAGSLLGLKVVGGKMTETGRLGAFITKVKKGSLADVVGHLRAGDEVLQWNGKSLPGATKKEVYNIILESKAEPQVEIVVSRPIGSIHRIISKNFLRKVYRVYQDIPRIPESSHPPLESTGSSSFESQKMERPSISVMSPTSPGTLRDLPLVLPGQLSVKLWYDKVGHQLIVNVLQAIDLPTRPDGRPRNPYVKMYFLPDRSDKSKRRTKTVKKSAEPKWNQTFIYSHVHRRDFRERMLEITVWDQPRVQEEESEFLGEILIELETALLDDTPHWYKLQTHDVSSIPLPQPSPYLPRRHVHGDSPSKKLQRSHRIIDSEFDDGLLVVNKGAERNSRERERGSTLAVPEQQRPVQHRSRSVSPHREDSCRARSRPAHVPMQRSLDEIHHNRHPPHSPSRYSESHLEHQRSGDSDYEYSEDRAQLHGSPSPPSGTPSGRRGRQLPQLPAKSSSIEQALAVDDRARRLIHPYRPSASHDPETDVKIKREMYAERRRNSDNMSARSSDSDMSDVSALSRASSASRLSSTSYMSIQSERPGGRLRSKSLEEEKKDRRISWGVNGEEERRRAAGKRRFSEELKRRRHTVTGDTRESSRQMRSMGRSMLKSSSVSGEIYTQERTDGSQSDTALGTVGGGSKKRRSSLSARVVAIVGNRGSRSTSQISAPEGKSKKEKGVPIQRSTETGMAVELTRNMSRQPSRESNNGSVNSNSEGNLFPGVNLGASSQFSDFLDGLGPAQLVGRQTLATPAIGDIQIGMMEKKGQLEVEVIRARGLVQKPGSKSLPAPYVKVYLLNNGAYVAKKKTKIARKTLDPLYQQALLFEESPQGKVLQVIVWGDYGRMDHKSFMGVAQILLEELDLSSTVIGWYKLFPPSSLVDPTLASLTRRASQSSLDSSSGPGVRS